Proteins from one Thermomicrobiales bacterium genomic window:
- a CDS encoding lamin tail domain-containing protein → MASCRRAVVGLLLLAITVLLVPSAAAAPIEHTAFNRTWARTDMPLVTYQTSRTWMWGPLAASELLTEPYAEAPGGHRLVQYFDKSRMEINDRNADRSSPWYVTNGLLASELISGHMAVGDRAWLVRDPAVVNVAGDADDPNGPTYATFATLLDVRRTEAGASIVATLTRDGQVGADPALAQWGATDAEWVAQTAHWVASPFWAFMQSEGVIYEDGVYAQEALFENPFYATGYPISDAYWSQVLVGGVQQNVLMQCFERRCLTYTPLNAPEWQVEAGNIGLHYLTWRYGQAGETPEPAKVSTGDLRIDYILPDPSWEAGAEYEYVLIRNYDEVTIHLEGWQVRDESGTTFTFPDVVLLPGASLRLHVAKGLNTGTDIFWGRTGAVWNNGGDSGYLIDPTGKIVAGYFY, encoded by the coding sequence ATGGCGTCATGTCGTCGGGCTGTGGTCGGTCTGTTGTTGCTGGCAATCACCGTGTTGCTCGTGCCCAGCGCCGCGGCTGCGCCAATCGAGCACACTGCCTTCAACCGCACCTGGGCACGCACCGACATGCCGCTGGTCACCTACCAGACATCGCGCACCTGGATGTGGGGTCCGCTGGCCGCGTCGGAATTGCTGACTGAGCCGTACGCTGAGGCTCCCGGCGGGCATCGCCTCGTCCAGTACTTCGACAAATCCCGCATGGAGATCAACGACCGCAACGCCGATCGCTCGTCGCCGTGGTACGTGACGAACGGGCTGCTGGCCAGCGAACTGATCTCGGGCCACATGGCGGTCGGCGACCGCGCCTGGCTGGTGCGTGATCCGGCTGTCGTGAACGTCGCTGGCGATGCCGATGACCCGAACGGGCCGACCTACGCGACCTTCGCAACGCTGCTCGATGTTCGCCGGACTGAGGCTGGTGCGTCGATCGTCGCGACGCTTACCCGCGATGGTCAGGTCGGCGCGGATCCGGCGCTGGCGCAGTGGGGCGCGACAGATGCCGAGTGGGTTGCGCAGACTGCTCACTGGGTCGCGAGCCCCTTCTGGGCGTTTATGCAGAGCGAAGGCGTTATCTATGAGGATGGCGTCTACGCGCAGGAAGCGCTCTTCGAGAACCCGTTCTACGCGACCGGCTACCCGATCAGCGATGCGTACTGGAGCCAGGTGCTGGTCGGCGGTGTTCAGCAGAATGTGCTGATGCAGTGCTTCGAGCGGCGCTGCCTGACCTACACACCGCTGAACGCGCCGGAGTGGCAGGTCGAAGCCGGTAACATCGGCCTGCATTACCTCACCTGGCGCTACGGGCAGGCAGGAGAGACGCCGGAGCCGGCCAAGGTCAGCACCGGCGATCTGCGCATCGACTACATCCTGCCGGACCCGAGTTGGGAAGCAGGTGCGGAGTATGAGTACGTCCTGATCCGCAACTACGATGAGGTCACGATCCATCTGGAAGGCTGGCAGGTGCGCGACGAGTCCGGCACCACCTTCACCTTCCCGGATGTCGTGCTGCTGCCCGGGGCGTCTCTCCGACTCCACGTCGCCAAGGGCTTGAACACCGGAACGGACATCTTTTGGGGTCGGACGGGAGCGGTCTGGAACAACGGCGGTGACTCCGGCTACCTGATTGATCCAACTGGCAAGATCGTCGCGGGCTATTTCTATTGA
- a CDS encoding ABC transporter permease: MSISSSRSATIEDDDRDARALVSDTLRPSQSGWRAALRGFSQDKAAVAGAIVILLIALAAIFAPIISPYNPITSDSTMRLKSMGTEGHILGLDFQGRDMLSRLIWGGRVSLPNALIPVAIASVISLFLGLTAGYLGGFIDTIIMRLMDVLFALPSVILAIAIAAAMGPGSRSVILATTLVTIAPLTRMTYTATREQAHSEYVTAARAIGAPFTSIIGRHMLPNVMAPVLVYATTIIGLLVVFTASLSFLGLGVSPPTAEWGLMVDEGRRVLSVAPHVSSLPGVIIAITALCFNLIGDGLRYALDPRQRRV; encoded by the coding sequence GTGAGCATTAGCTCTAGTCGTAGCGCAACCATCGAGGATGATGATCGCGACGCGCGCGCGCTCGTCTCCGACACTCTTCGACCCTCGCAGTCCGGCTGGCGCGCCGCGCTGCGCGGGTTTTCGCAGGACAAGGCCGCAGTGGCTGGGGCAATCGTCATCCTCTTGATTGCACTGGCGGCGATCTTCGCACCAATCATCAGTCCCTATAACCCGATCACCAGCGACTCGACGATGCGGCTCAAGTCGATGGGCACCGAGGGCCACATCCTCGGGCTGGACTTTCAGGGACGCGACATGCTGAGCCGCCTGATCTGGGGCGGGCGTGTCTCGCTGCCGAACGCGCTGATCCCGGTCGCGATCGCATCGGTCATCAGCCTGTTCCTCGGCCTGACCGCCGGGTATCTCGGCGGATTCATCGATACGATCATCATGCGCTTGATGGACGTGCTCTTCGCCCTGCCGAGCGTGATCCTCGCGATTGCGATCGCCGCCGCGATGGGCCCGGGATCACGCTCGGTGATTCTGGCTACGACGCTGGTAACGATCGCGCCGCTCACCCGGATGACGTACACGGCGACGCGCGAGCAGGCCCACTCGGAGTACGTCACTGCCGCCCGCGCGATCGGTGCGCCGTTTACCAGCATCATTGGCCGGCACATGCTGCCGAACGTGATGGCACCCGTGCTGGTCTATGCCACCACAATCATCGGTCTGCTCGTCGTGTTCACCGCCAGCCTGAGCTTTCTCGGGCTGGGTGTGTCGCCACCGACGGCCGAGTGGGGCCTGATGGTTGACGAGGGCCGCCGCGTACTCAGCGTCGCGCCGCACGTCTCGTCGCTGCCGGGCGTCATCATCGCCATCACTGCACTGTGCTTCAACCTGATCGGTGATGGCCTCCGCTACGCTCTGGACCCACGGCAACGTCGGGTATAG
- a CDS encoding ABC transporter permease produces MGRYIIRRLIATVAVLFGVSILIFTIVHLTPGDAARAQLPSNAPEDQIQQIRRAMGLDKPMPVQYFYWLRNAVQGDFGRSYQHRISAFGIVKDRFPNTVILAGSSLVVAVVIGLTVGVIAGTRPNSRTDRTATILGIIGASLPSFWLAIMLLIIFSLKLGWFPAVGMYDVRGDGGLGDLARHLVLPTVATAAVPAAVIARQVRSSILEIMNLDFVRTARAKGLAEHVVVLRHALRNAMPTFITIVALQAGYLLGGSLITEVVFSWPGMGQQLYTSIGARDVPVIMTITVLIALVFTSLNLLADVLQGVIDPRIRLM; encoded by the coding sequence ATGGGCAGATACATCATTCGTCGACTCATCGCAACGGTCGCCGTCCTGTTCGGCGTCTCCATCCTGATCTTCACGATCGTCCATCTCACACCCGGAGACGCGGCGCGGGCACAGTTGCCGTCTAACGCGCCGGAAGATCAGATTCAGCAGATTCGTCGGGCCATGGGCCTCGACAAGCCGATGCCGGTCCAGTACTTCTACTGGCTGCGCAACGCGGTGCAGGGTGACTTCGGGCGCTCGTACCAGCATCGCATCAGCGCGTTCGGCATCGTGAAGGATCGCTTCCCGAATACGGTCATCCTCGCCGGATCATCACTGGTCGTTGCAGTCGTCATCGGCCTGACAGTCGGTGTCATCGCCGGCACGAGACCGAACTCACGGACCGATCGGACAGCGACGATCCTCGGGATCATCGGTGCCAGCCTGCCGTCGTTCTGGCTGGCGATCATGCTGCTGATCATCTTCTCGCTGAAGCTGGGCTGGTTCCCGGCAGTTGGCATGTACGACGTTCGTGGTGACGGCGGATTGGGAGATCTCGCCCGCCACCTGGTGCTGCCCACCGTCGCGACAGCGGCAGTACCGGCGGCCGTCATCGCACGGCAGGTGCGCTCGTCGATCCTGGAGATCATGAATCTCGATTTTGTGCGGACGGCACGCGCGAAGGGGCTGGCCGAGCACGTCGTCGTCCTGCGCCACGCACTGCGCAACGCGATGCCGACGTTCATCACGATCGTTGCGCTGCAGGCCGGGTATCTGCTGGGCGGGTCGCTCATCACTGAGGTGGTCTTCTCCTGGCCGGGGATGGGCCAGCAGCTCTACACGAGCATCGGCGCGCGGGATGTGCCGGTCATCATGACGATCACTGTCCTCATCGCGCTCGTCTTCACGTCCCTGAACTTGCTCGCCGATGTCCTCCAGGGGGTCATCGATCCGCGCATCCGATTGATGTAG
- a CDS encoding ABC transporter substrate-binding protein — protein MELHTLSSHRITRRTMLRLGALASISSVVLPGLLAACGGDDDFGNNTNTNPGSTPAAEATAPQGEAEAGDPKSGGTLVWGMGGDADALDPHTTNAWAAWRQSTMMYESLVRKDLSVTEGTPEIVPLLAESWEATEDGLTWTFKLREGVKFHDGTDFDSAAVMANYERMSVADSKFYYETAWHGQFAFQYATEVTAPDAFTWTITHDRPVAEFLSTIGDYYWFGIASPTQIEKVGNENLAANPSGTGPFRFVERVEGQRTKFERNEDYWGEKAYLDEVIIRPILEDQARVVALQTGEIDLMSDPPPDVIQSLIDEGFTLSDGMTPQVAYYRFQFRNEYGKDVRIRQAISYAINREAIARDLFRDSAIPAYGLLSPGAPAYDPDWKPFPYDPDKARELLAEAGYPDGFKTKLLGVPTASGWPQAGAVAQFIKDNLAEVGIDLELELTEWVTYLGIIFRERTDMIMWGTAWGMPTNFFVNIQAESRYRSEQDAGDAGYTNRENPNVELDEFLVAGSEATDTATSNELYRKANEKAMVEDCAFVAITHDKLPHLMKPSLKGFVHSVNVNYDLTKLWIDE, from the coding sequence GTGGAACTCCACACCTTGTCGTCACACCGGATAACACGCCGTACGATGCTCCGGCTGGGTGCACTCGCCAGCATCAGCAGCGTCGTCCTGCCAGGCCTGCTGGCCGCCTGCGGTGGCGACGACGACTTTGGCAATAACACCAACACGAATCCCGGCAGCACGCCCGCCGCAGAAGCAACAGCACCGCAGGGCGAAGCTGAGGCCGGAGACCCGAAGTCGGGCGGCACACTCGTCTGGGGCATGGGCGGCGACGCCGACGCGCTCGATCCACACACAACCAACGCCTGGGCAGCCTGGCGACAGTCGACGATGATGTACGAGAGCCTCGTCCGGAAAGATCTCTCCGTCACCGAAGGCACCCCGGAGATCGTCCCGCTGCTCGCCGAGAGCTGGGAAGCGACCGAGGACGGGCTGACCTGGACGTTCAAGCTGCGTGAAGGCGTGAAGTTTCACGACGGCACTGACTTCGATTCCGCCGCGGTCATGGCGAACTACGAGCGCATGTCGGTGGCAGATTCGAAGTTCTATTACGAGACCGCCTGGCACGGGCAGTTCGCGTTTCAGTATGCGACCGAGGTGACAGCGCCGGATGCATTCACCTGGACGATCACGCACGATCGACCGGTCGCCGAGTTCCTGTCGACCATCGGCGACTACTACTGGTTCGGCATCGCCAGCCCGACGCAGATCGAGAAGGTCGGCAACGAGAACCTGGCGGCCAACCCGTCCGGCACCGGACCGTTCCGCTTTGTCGAGCGCGTCGAGGGACAGCGGACCAAGTTCGAGCGCAACGAGGATTACTGGGGCGAGAAAGCCTATCTCGATGAAGTCATCATCCGCCCGATCCTGGAAGATCAGGCGCGTGTCGTCGCCCTGCAAACGGGCGAGATCGACCTGATGAGTGACCCGCCGCCCGACGTCATCCAGAGCCTCATCGACGAGGGGTTCACCCTGTCGGACGGCATGACGCCACAGGTCGCCTACTACCGGTTCCAGTTCCGCAACGAATATGGCAAGGACGTGCGCATTCGCCAGGCGATCAGCTACGCGATCAACCGCGAGGCGATCGCGCGCGACCTGTTTCGCGACTCGGCGATCCCGGCCTACGGCCTGCTCTCTCCGGGTGCGCCGGCCTACGATCCGGACTGGAAGCCGTTCCCCTACGATCCCGACAAGGCGCGCGAGCTGCTCGCCGAAGCCGGTTACCCGGATGGCTTCAAGACGAAACTGCTGGGCGTTCCAACAGCTTCAGGCTGGCCACAAGCCGGGGCGGTCGCGCAGTTCATCAAGGACAACCTCGCGGAGGTTGGCATCGACCTTGAGCTGGAGCTGACCGAGTGGGTCACCTACCTCGGCATCATCTTCCGCGAGCGCACCGACATGATCATGTGGGGCACCGCCTGGGGTATGCCGACGAACTTCTTTGTCAATATCCAGGCCGAGTCGCGCTATCGCTCCGAGCAGGACGCCGGGGATGCGGGCTACACCAACCGTGAGAACCCGAACGTGGAGCTGGACGAGTTCCTCGTCGCCGGCTCGGAGGCCACGGATACCGCCACGTCGAACGAGCTGTATCGCAAGGCCAACGAGAAGGCCATGGTCGAAGACTGTGCCTTCGTGGCCATCACCCACGACAAGCTGCCGCATCTGATGAAGCCCTCGTTGAAGGGATTCGTCCACTCGGTCAACGTCAACTATGACCTGACCAAGCTCTGGATCGACGAATAG
- a CDS encoding class II histone deacetylase produces MGTKPAIGFVYDDRYLQHNPGLQTAWGSGRQVPFVEPTMHPSNYRLVMRTKHLVDMTGLSKDLTQIAASPAQESDITVYHTPEYVERVKQICAEGGGDTGEGAPASPDSYDIALLAAGGGMAAVDAVVEGSVRRAFANIRPPGHHAMAEKGMGFCIFNNVVIAARHAQNRHGLKRVMVLDWDVHDGNGTQDAFYDDPNVLFVSLHQDQLYPPGFGEIAQTGSGAGEGYTVNVALPPGSGDATYLAAFERIIRPIADEFNPEIVLVSAGQDASTMDPLGRMCVTTEGYRRMTQAMIDIAEQHANGRLVILQEGGYSELYGPYCTLAIVETLAEQRTNIDEPLALEGLKNQPQYSTVGESGEAAIARIRDAQKAYWKSLS; encoded by the coding sequence GTGGGAACGAAACCAGCCATCGGCTTCGTCTACGACGATCGCTATCTCCAGCACAACCCGGGTCTGCAGACTGCCTGGGGATCAGGCAGACAGGTGCCGTTCGTTGAGCCAACCATGCACCCGTCGAACTATCGCCTCGTCATGCGGACGAAGCATCTGGTCGACATGACTGGACTGTCGAAGGATCTGACACAGATCGCGGCCAGTCCGGCGCAGGAATCGGACATCACCGTCTATCACACGCCGGAGTACGTCGAGCGCGTGAAGCAGATCTGCGCTGAGGGTGGCGGGGACACTGGCGAGGGTGCCCCGGCCAGCCCCGATTCGTATGACATCGCGCTGCTGGCCGCCGGTGGCGGCATGGCCGCAGTCGATGCCGTTGTCGAAGGGAGCGTCCGACGCGCGTTTGCCAACATCCGCCCACCGGGCCACCACGCCATGGCCGAAAAAGGCATGGGCTTCTGTATCTTCAACAACGTTGTTATCGCCGCCCGGCACGCACAGAACCGCCACGGACTGAAGCGGGTCATGGTGCTCGACTGGGATGTCCACGACGGCAACGGGACGCAGGACGCGTTCTATGACGATCCGAATGTGCTGTTCGTCTCGTTGCATCAGGATCAACTCTACCCGCCGGGCTTCGGTGAGATCGCCCAGACCGGCAGCGGCGCGGGCGAGGGCTATACCGTCAACGTCGCGCTGCCGCCGGGCAGTGGCGATGCGACCTATCTGGCCGCGTTCGAGCGGATCATTCGTCCGATCGCCGACGAGTTCAATCCGGAGATTGTCCTCGTCTCAGCCGGGCAGGACGCCAGTACGATGGACCCGCTCGGGCGCATGTGCGTGACGACCGAGGGGTATCGGCGCATGACGCAGGCGATGATCGACATCGCCGAGCAGCACGCCAACGGACGTCTCGTCATCCTGCAGGAGGGCGGCTACAGCGAGCTGTACGGGCCCTATTGCACGCTGGCGATCGTCGAGACGCTGGCCGAACAGCGCACGAATATTGACGAGCCATTGGCGCTGGAGGGACTCAAGAACCAGCCGCAGTACAGCACGGTCGGGGAGAGCGGCGAGGCCGCCATCGCCAGGATCCGGGACGCGCAAAAGGCCTATTGGAAATCCCTGTCGTAG
- a CDS encoding DNA-3-methyladenine glycosylase I → MVVCADEALGRCTWAGNDPLYTRYHDEEWGVPCHDDQKLFEMLILEGFQAGLAWITILRKRENFRRAFEGFDPQHIAAYGEADAARLLADPGIVRNRLKIAAASRNARAFLAVQDEVGSFDRYLWSWTDGETIRHPEGYTMETIPATTPLSDVISRDLKRRGFTFVGSTIIYAYLQSVGIVDDHMRGCFKFVER, encoded by the coding sequence GTGGTTGTGTGTGCAGACGAGGCACTGGGGCGATGTACGTGGGCGGGTAATGATCCGCTGTATACGCGCTACCACGATGAAGAGTGGGGCGTGCCCTGCCACGACGACCAGAAGCTGTTCGAGATGCTAATCCTGGAAGGGTTCCAGGCGGGGCTGGCCTGGATCACGATCCTGCGCAAGCGCGAGAACTTCCGCCGTGCATTCGAGGGCTTCGACCCGCAGCACATCGCGGCCTACGGCGAGGCCGATGCGGCACGCCTGCTGGCTGACCCGGGGATCGTGCGTAATCGGCTGAAGATTGCAGCAGCGTCGCGGAATGCGCGCGCGTTCCTTGCCGTCCAGGACGAGGTCGGCTCCTTCGACCGCTACCTGTGGAGCTGGACCGATGGCGAAACCATCCGCCACCCCGAGGGCTACACGATGGAGACGATCCCGGCGACAACACCGCTTTCCGACGTGATCTCCCGCGACCTGAAGCGCCGCGGGTTCACGTTCGTTGGCTCGACAATCATCTACGCCTATCTGCAGAGCGTCGGCATCGTCGATGACCACATGCGCGGCTGCTTCAAGTTCGTCGAGCGTTGA
- a CDS encoding NAD(P)/FAD-dependent oxidoreductase, with the protein MLDAIVIGAGPNGLAAAIRLAEQGHSVRVYEAHDRPGGGARSAEASVPGVTYDLGAAIHPLAFASPWLSSLPLDRYGLEWVHPPVALAHPLDSGEAVLLRRDIAATGQTLGGDGERWRALFEPLVHDANDLLEDALAPAHLPDHPGLLARFGIQALRPAASFASATFTSPQARALFAGLAAHSFLPLEEHVSAAFGLVLGVLGHATGWPFPRGGAQRLSDALAGYLTALGGEIVTDTTVMRLADLPPARTYLFDTSASALAQIAEPQLPRGYRRQLTRMRQAPGVFKMDYVLNGPVPWAADECREAGTLHLGGTLEEIAASERAVSRGGHPDAPFIIAAQPTLFDPSRAPDGIHTLWAYCHVPNGSTLDMTTAIDTQIERFAPGFRERIIARQVMYPADIEAVSANFIGGDISVGRPDLRQTFTRPILRTNPYTTPNPRIFLCSAATPPGGGVHGMCGYHAATAVLRRLARDRSLNARRT; encoded by the coding sequence GTGCTCGATGCAATCGTCATCGGCGCGGGGCCGAACGGGCTGGCAGCAGCGATCCGGCTGGCCGAGCAGGGGCATTCGGTGCGCGTCTACGAGGCGCACGACCGTCCCGGCGGCGGGGCACGTTCGGCTGAGGCGAGCGTTCCCGGCGTGACCTATGACCTCGGCGCAGCGATCCACCCGCTGGCGTTCGCCTCGCCGTGGCTCAGCTCCCTGCCGCTCGACCGCTACGGTCTGGAGTGGGTGCATCCACCGGTCGCACTGGCGCACCCGCTCGATTCCGGCGAAGCGGTGCTGCTGCGGCGCGACATCGCGGCCACCGGCCAGACACTCGGCGGCGATGGCGAGCGCTGGCGTGCGCTCTTTGAACCGTTGGTCCACGATGCGAACGACCTGCTGGAGGACGCCCTCGCGCCGGCGCACCTGCCCGATCACCCAGGCTTGCTGGCGCGCTTCGGCATTCAGGCACTCCGTCCGGCAGCGTCGTTCGCGTCAGCGACGTTCACCAGTCCGCAGGCGCGAGCGCTCTTCGCCGGGCTGGCTGCGCACTCGTTTCTTCCATTAGAAGAGCACGTCAGTGCCGCGTTCGGCCTCGTCCTCGGTGTGCTCGGGCACGCAACCGGCTGGCCGTTCCCACGCGGCGGAGCCCAGCGCCTGAGCGACGCGCTAGCCGGCTACCTCACAGCACTCGGCGGCGAAATCGTGACCGACACGACCGTCATGCGCCTGGCCGACCTGCCACCGGCGCGGACCTATTTGTTCGATACATCGGCGTCGGCACTGGCGCAAATCGCCGAGCCGCAGCTACCGCGTGGGTACCGGCGGCAACTGACACGAATGCGGCAGGCACCCGGCGTCTTCAAGATGGATTACGTGCTCAACGGTCCGGTGCCGTGGGCGGCGGACGAGTGTCGCGAGGCCGGGACACTGCATCTGGGCGGGACGCTGGAGGAGATCGCCGCATCTGAGCGCGCCGTCTCGCGCGGCGGGCATCCGGACGCGCCGTTCATCATCGCCGCACAGCCGACGCTGTTCGATCCATCGCGTGCGCCGGACGGCATCCACACGCTGTGGGCCTATTGCCACGTCCCGAACGGCTCAACGCTCGACATGACCACCGCCATCGACACCCAAATCGAACGCTTCGCGCCCGGCTTCCGCGAGCGCATCATCGCCCGGCAGGTCATGTACCCAGCCGACATCGAGGCGGTCAGCGCCAACTTCATCGGCGGCGACATCTCGGTCGGCCGCCCGGATCTGCGCCAGACCTTCACTCGCCCGATCCTGCGCACCAATCCATACACAACGCCGAATCCGCGCATCTTCCTCTGCTCAGCGGCCACACCGCCAGGCGGCGGTGTCCACGGCATGTGCGGCTACCACGCCGCGACGGCGGTGCTGCGACGGCTGGCGCGCGACCGCTCGCTCAACGCTCGACGAACTTGA
- a CDS encoding S1C family serine protease: MNANDGTMIPQSGFADVVAGVGAWTVGVDARRRYGATGIVWAEGVVITADHVVERDEDIVVILPDGSEVSATVAGRDPANDLAVLRVDGATTVAPRADATRVGDICLAVGRAGGNLSVSLGIVSAIGTIWRRRRGGMRRQVVRPDVTLYPGFSGGPLINATGEMIGMSSSGRGGVVAVPVAEIEPIVTELLTHGRRRRAFLGMTSQPVALPTAQSSGQESGLLVVGVAPESPAAAGGLIVGDIVIGIGDAAIRDTDDLREALSSDLAGKSVQIHLLRGGAEQMLDVTVGEQ, translated from the coding sequence ATGAATGCGAATGATGGAACGATGATTCCACAGTCTGGCTTTGCTGATGTCGTCGCCGGTGTCGGCGCATGGACGGTCGGTGTTGACGCGCGGCGGCGCTACGGTGCGACTGGCATCGTCTGGGCCGAGGGCGTCGTCATCACCGCCGATCATGTCGTCGAGCGGGATGAGGACATCGTCGTCATCCTGCCGGATGGCAGCGAAGTATCGGCGACCGTCGCTGGCCGCGACCCGGCCAACGATCTCGCGGTGCTGCGCGTCGATGGTGCGACCACGGTCGCGCCGCGCGCCGATGCGACGCGGGTTGGCGACATCTGTCTGGCTGTCGGTCGGGCCGGTGGCAACCTGAGCGTGTCGCTTGGCATCGTGTCGGCAATCGGCACGATCTGGCGGCGACGGCGTGGCGGGATGCGGCGGCAGGTCGTGCGACCGGATGTCACCCTCTACCCCGGCTTCTCCGGTGGCCCGCTGATCAACGCGACTGGCGAGATGATCGGCATGAGCTCGTCTGGCCGCGGCGGCGTTGTTGCCGTTCCGGTCGCCGAGATCGAGCCGATTGTCACCGAGCTGCTGACCCACGGTCGGCGTCGACGAGCCTTCCTCGGCATGACGAGCCAGCCGGTCGCACTGCCGACCGCGCAGTCGTCCGGCCAGGAGAGCGGTCTGCTCGTCGTCGGTGTCGCACCGGAGTCTCCGGCGGCAGCCGGCGGTCTGATCGTCGGGGACATTGTGATCGGCATCGGTGATGCTGCGATCCGCGACACCGACGATCTGCGCGAGGCGCTCTCGTCCGACCTGGCTGGGAAGTCGGTGCAGATCCACCTGCTGCGCGGTGGTGCCGAGCAGATGCTCGACGTCACTGTCGGCGAGCAGTAA
- a CDS encoding response regulator transcription factor: protein MTSARQVARVAIASPYPSVRAGLRAMLTPLEAVEVVADIIGGDLDPSDAVDVLVIDIAQGELAEFEHMSTTLAHAAIVALVDDSDAGRRVLTSAGRPIAILSREAGPSEISAAVLGVLSGLIVLDPTVAPMDTKASPLTDYDQTLTERERQVIELVALGLPNKSIAVELGISEHTVKFHVASILDKLDAASRTEAVAIAARHGLLAL, encoded by the coding sequence ATGACGAGCGCGCGTCAGGTCGCCCGCGTCGCGATCGCGTCACCCTACCCGTCTGTGCGGGCAGGCTTGCGAGCGATGCTGACGCCGCTCGAAGCGGTCGAGGTCGTTGCCGATATCATCGGCGGCGATCTCGATCCATCCGATGCTGTCGATGTGCTGGTCATTGATATCGCGCAGGGCGAGCTTGCCGAATTCGAGCATATGTCGACCACCTTGGCGCACGCCGCGATCGTTGCGCTCGTCGATGATTCCGACGCTGGCCGTCGGGTGCTGACCTCAGCCGGTCGCCCAATTGCGATTCTGTCGCGTGAGGCGGGGCCGTCTGAGATCAGTGCAGCCGTCCTTGGTGTGCTGTCCGGCCTGATCGTCCTCGATCCGACCGTTGCGCCAATGGACACGAAAGCCTCTCCGCTGACCGACTACGACCAGACGCTGACCGAGCGTGAGCGTCAGGTGATCGAGCTCGTCGCGCTGGGCCTGCCCAATAAGTCGATCGCCGTCGAGTTGGGCATCAGTGAGCACACCGTGAAATTTCACGTCGCCTCGATCCTTGACAAGCTGGACGCCGCCAGCCGCACCGAGGCCGTCGCCATCGCCGCGCGCCACGGGCTGCTTGCGCTCTGA
- a CDS encoding acetamidase/formamidase family protein: MAIHKFSPDHYFSTMGSHEAVLRIADGDTVVTTTIDAGGRDASDTVIHQGGNGQTGPFYVEGAEPGDALAVRLDSFAPNRRRGWSASVIAERILDPEFVRDLPARKTIDWDVDVEAGTVTLADAGTALGQLVLPLAPMLGCFGVAPAGGQAISTATSAFHGGNMDYRGHRPGVTVIFPVAVSGALFHRGDGHAVQGDGEIVGTGVEISMDVQFTVSVIKQSNIVWPRTIDDDYIMALGNARPLDEALQAATTEMVRWLSADYGLDTRSASTLLGQTIEYDIANVFDPAYTVVAKLNKRWLP; encoded by the coding sequence ATGGCAATTCATAAGTTCTCCCCGGACCACTACTTTTCGACGATGGGCAGCCACGAGGCGGTGCTGCGCATCGCAGACGGCGACACGGTCGTCACGACGACGATCGATGCCGGCGGGCGCGACGCGTCCGACACGGTGATCCATCAGGGTGGCAACGGCCAGACCGGCCCGTTTTATGTTGAGGGCGCCGAACCGGGTGATGCGCTGGCCGTCCGGCTGGATAGTTTCGCGCCGAACCGTCGCCGTGGCTGGAGCGCCTCGGTGATCGCCGAGCGCATCCTCGATCCGGAGTTCGTTCGCGACCTCCCGGCCCGAAAGACGATCGACTGGGATGTCGATGTCGAAGCTGGCACGGTCACGCTGGCCGACGCGGGCACAGCGCTCGGACAGCTCGTTCTGCCCCTGGCTCCCATGCTCGGCTGCTTCGGCGTCGCACCGGCCGGTGGGCAGGCCATCTCAACAGCAACATCCGCATTCCACGGCGGCAACATGGACTACCGCGGGCATCGACCGGGCGTGACAGTCATCTTTCCGGTTGCGGTGTCGGGTGCGCTGTTCCACCGCGGCGATGGCCACGCGGTGCAGGGCGACGGTGAGATCGTCGGAACCGGCGTCGAGATCTCGATGGATGTGCAGTTCACCGTCTCGGTCATTAAGCAGAGCAACATCGTTTGGCCACGCACGATCGACGACGACTACATCATGGCGCTCGGCAACGCCCGCCCGCTGGACGAAGCGCTGCAGGCCGCGACGACCGAAATGGTGCGCTGGCTGTCCGCCGACTACGGCCTCGACACCCGCAGCGCCTCAACCCTGCTCGGCCAGACGATCGAATACGACATCGCCAACGTCTTCGACCCGGCCTACACGGTCGTCGCGAAGCTGAACAAGCGCTGGTTGCCGTAG